The stretch of DNA ACTTCGTTCATGTAGTTCGTGAAGGTGTTCGCCGCGACGTGGGCGACGATCTCCAGAAGCTCGCCGTCATCGAAGCCGGCCGCCTTCAGTCCTTCCAGTTCCTGTTCGGAAACGCCGCCCCTGGCTTCGGCGACCCTGACCGCAAACTTAACGGCGGCGTCGGCCCTGGCGTCGGAGGATCCGCCGCGGCGGGCCGCAGCGATTTCCTCAAGACTGAGCTTGGTAACATGAGTGCCGGTGTAGGTATGAGCGGCGAGGCAATACTCGCAGCCGTTCTTCTGGGCGATCGCCAGCGCGATGCGCTCGCGGATCTTCTTGTCGAGCCTGCCCCTGCCGAGCGCTCCGTTGAGACCTGCGTAGGCTTCAAGCACGGCGGGACTTGTCGACATCATGCGGAATACATTGGGCAGCGCGCCGATCTGCTTCTTGATCGCCTCCAGCGTCGACTTGGAAGCCTCAGGCGCCGCTTCGAGTGTCGCGGGAATTGGAATTCGAGCCATTTTTCAATCTCCTTTGTTACTTCAGGTCCTGTGGTCGTTCTGAATGAAGCCGGTCTTCAATGCAGATCGTGCGGAAGGAATCCTTCCGGCTTTCCCGGCAGATGTTCGATGACGATGGCACCGTCGACCACTTGCTTGAGGCTGTGCGCCATTGCCGTGGACCGACGAGAATCCCGCCATTTTCGCGGCGTGATCGCCGTGATCTTCTTGAAGACCGTCGTAAAATGCGGCTGGTTCTGGAACCCCGTCTGCAGGGCGATTTCGACGAGGGCAAGATCGGTGCAAGTCAGCAGCCTGGCTGCGGCCTGAATTCGTATCCGCAGAAGGAATTCATGGGCGCTCATCGAGGTGGCCGCCTTGAACGTTGCCGCGAAATGCGCCCGCGAGAACCCTGCGACGTCCGCCAGTTCCTCCAGCGACATCCGCTGATCGAGACGGGATTCCGCATATCGTCTGACGCGACTGAGCCGCCATGCCGAGAGGGGATGAACGCGTGGCAGCGATCGATAGTGTTCGAACGCCCGCCGCGAGAAGTCTCGGGTGAGTTCGCATCGTCGCTCGGGCGAACTTTCTGAGATCTCACCGATCAGCTCCGCGAGGCGGATGTCGCGGATGTTGAATCGTCCTCCCACAACGGGGCTTTGCCCCCTGTGAGGCTCTCGTAGAAAAGTGAGGACATAGAGACAGGCGTCGGACTGCAGCTCGACGGCGACGGGGTCGGGGCCTTCAATGAAGGTGACGCTGTCCTCGACCATCAGTCCCCGAAACAGGACACGCCCCTTTTGCTCAAGGCGCAGCTCGGAATCGCGGGCCGCAACGACGAACGTCCCGACGCCGGAACCCAGCGAGGTGGTGATCGCCCGATTTCCGCTCTCGCGTGTCAGCTTTGCAAGTGAGATGTTCGGGTCGGCGACGCTGTAGTGCTCGACGTGCAGGCAGTCGTCGATGGTTTCGAGGACGTCACGTATCCTGCCCAAGCTCACCTTGATGTCGATATCGGTCTGCATCGGCTGCTCCTCATCAAAAGGTGGCGAATGAGATGATCGCCGTGGCGCTACTTATCGGCGGCGGCCCGCTCGATCATCGCGGACACCAGATCCGGATGTGAGATCATCACGACATGGGACGCGCCCTTTACGCCGACCGTTTCCTTTGCGCCCGCTCGCTTCGCCATGAATTCATGGAGTTCGCTCGGAATATTCTTGTCGGCGGTGCCGTAGATGAAATGCGAAGGCAGCTTCTTCCAGGCCGGGTCGCCGGACGGATCGTCCAGGGCCTCGGCCGTGACCGGGCGCTGTTCCGCGCCCATGAGCGCCGCTTGCTGCTCGGGCACGTCGGCGGCAAACTGCTTCCAGAACTTGCTCTGCAGGATGTAGAGATCGTGCTTTCCGTTAGGCTGGATGACGGGTGGTGCCAGGGCGTCGCCTAGCGTGCCGGTCGGGAACTTCTTGCCAAGGCTGCCGGCGCTCTCTCCGTTGTCCGGCGCCAGGCCCGCGACGAAGACCAACGACTTCACTTTCGTTCCTTCGACGGCGACATCGGTGATCACCGAGCCGCCGTACGAATGGCCGACCAGGACGACCGGCCCGTCGATGGACTTCAGAACGGCCGAGACGTAGTCGGAGTCGTACTTCAGTCCCCGTAGTGGGTTGGCCACTGCGACAACAGGATAGCCGTCCTTCACCAGCTTGGCGGCCACGCCGTCCCAGCTCGCCGACTCCGCGAAGGCGCCGTGGACGAGGACGATCGTGGGCTTCGACGCGGCCAGCGCGCTCTGGCTCAGGAACAGCGCCGCGACCATTGCTGAACTCGACAACCACTTTTTCATGCGAAGAACCTCACACTGGGCGCCTGCAGCAGTGAGCATGCGCGCTCGGTTTACGTTCCCACGAGGCTACTACGCGGCGCCGTCCAATGGTGTGAGTTGTCGAGATGGCGTGTGAGATCCAGTTGACCACGGATGCTGCGTTCGACGTGGTCGGAGCTACCGGGAAGGTCAAAATCAATGCCACAATGGATGAAGGCGACCTTCGCGGCCGCCTTCAACTTGCTCAATGCTGGGTCACGCCTATAAGGTCACGCCCTTATCGCCATGTCCACCGCCGACAATAGATCCTGATGCCGCACCGGCTTCGTCAGGAATTCGACCGCTCCCGCCTTCATGGCACGCACCGACATTTGAATGTCGGCATGACCGCTGATGAAGATAATCGGATATCGTATTCCAGACTTCAGGAGATCGGCCTGGAAGTCCAAGCCACTTCTGCCGGGCAGGCAGACGTCTAGGATGAGGCAATCGGGCTGAGGTGAGTGCTCGCTCTCTTGGTATTCCTTGACGGATTTAAAAGATGCGACGCCGAGACCGACCGATCTCAGCAGTGTTGAAATGGAGCGCCGGACGCTTTCGTCGTCCTCGATCAGGGCGATGTAGGGTGCCGCCGCCTTCACCGCCGCAGGCGTGTCGATCCCAGAAATGGTCGTCAATCTTGTGGTGTCGAACCGCACCTCGTCATCTGGCACCACGTCGTCCCTGATCAGCATGTAGCCTCTCCGGACGATCGTCTTGATCATGTTGCCCTGGCTGCCCAAGGCCCGCCTCAAGGACTTCACCTGGAAGCGGAGATTGCATTCCTCGACCACCATTGACGGCCACACCTCGTTCAGGATCTCGTCCTTGCTGACGATCCTGCCGTTGGACCTGAGCAACACCATCAGAAGATCGAACGCCCTCCCGCCAATTTCATGCGGGCGCCCGTCAAGCAGGAGCTGACGGGAATGCGGGATCGCGCAGAACCTGCCGAAGCGGATCGCGTCGTCATAGGCTTCGCGCTTCGCCTCTCTGGAATGATGTGGCAGGTATGCGTCTACTGGGTTCGAATGTTCGAGCGTATCGGCGAATTGGACTTGCATGGCTGACTTCCCCCGTCGGCTGCAATTGTTCATCGCGCTGCTGAAGATCGGTGTCTTAAAAACTGGCCCTGCTTACGGAATGCGATCTCCATATGCGTGCGATTGCGAAGAGAGCCTAGC from Rhizobium leguminosarum bv. trifolii WSM1325 encodes:
- a CDS encoding conserved hypothetical protein (KEGG: mms:mma_3330 hypothetical protein), whose amino-acid sequence is MKKWLSSSAMVAALFLSQSALAASKPTIVLVHGAFAESASWDGVAAKLVKDGYPVVAVANPLRGLKYDSDYVSAVLKSIDGPVVLVGHSYGGSVITDVAVEGTKVKSLVFVAGLAPDNGESAGSLGKKFPTGTLGDALAPPVIQPNGKHDLYILQSKFWKQFAADVPEQQAALMGAEQRPVTAEALDDPSGDPAWKKLPSHFIYGTADKNIPSELHEFMAKRAGAKETVGVKGASHVVMISHPDLVSAMIERAAADK
- a CDS encoding response regulator receiver protein (PFAM: response regulator receiver; transcriptional regulator domain protein~SMART: response regulator receiver~KEGG: ppw:PputW619_0231 two component LuxR family transcriptional regulator); its protein translation is MQVQFADTLEHSNPVDAYLPHHSREAKREAYDDAIRFGRFCAIPHSRQLLLDGRPHEIGGRAFDLLMVLLRSNGRIVSKDEILNEVWPSMVVEECNLRFQVKSLRRALGSQGNMIKTIVRRGYMLIRDDVVPDDEVRFDTTRLTTISGIDTPAAVKAAAPYIALIEDDESVRRSISTLLRSVGLGVASFKSVKEYQESEHSPQPDCLILDVCLPGRSGLDFQADLLKSGIRYPIIFISGHADIQMSVRAMKAGAVEFLTKPVRHQDLLSAVDMAIRA
- a CDS encoding transcriptional regulator, AraC family (PFAM: helix-turn-helix- domain containing protein AraC type~SMART: helix-turn-helix- domain containing protein AraC type~KEGG: bja:blr6272 transcriptional regulatory protein); protein product: MQTDIDIKVSLGRIRDVLETIDDCLHVEHYSVADPNISLAKLTRESGNRAITTSLGSGVGTFVVAARDSELRLEQKGRVLFRGLMVEDSVTFIEGPDPVAVELQSDACLYVLTFLREPHRGQSPVVGGRFNIRDIRLAELIGEISESSPERRCELTRDFSRRAFEHYRSLPRVHPLSAWRLSRVRRYAESRLDQRMSLEELADVAGFSRAHFAATFKAATSMSAHEFLLRIRIQAAARLLTCTDLALVEIALQTGFQNQPHFTTVFKKITAITPRKWRDSRRSTAMAHSLKQVVDGAIVIEHLPGKPEGFLPHDLH
- a CDS encoding alkylhydroperoxidase like protein, AhpD family (TIGRFAM: alkylhydroperoxidase like protein, AhpD family~PFAM: Carboxymuconolactone decarboxylase~KEGG: msl:Msil_2566 alkylhydroperoxidase like protein, AhpD family), with product MARIPIPATLEAAPEASKSTLEAIKKQIGALPNVFRMMSTSPAVLEAYAGLNGALGRGRLDKKIRERIALAIAQKNGCEYCLAAHTYTGTHVTKLSLEEIAAARRGGSSDARADAAVKFAVRVAEARGGVSEQELEGLKAAGFDDGELLEIVAHVAANTFTNYMNEVFKTDVDFPKVEREAA